Proteins found in one Paenibacillus borealis genomic segment:
- a CDS encoding phosphoenolpyruvate hydrolase family protein produces MNRTAILERLHSQLHEGNHIIGVSTGTGITAKVAAQSGADFILMLNSGKFRQMGRSSLAGFLPFCNSNDMVMDFASREIVPLVRDTPVLFGLNANDPTREMAGYIKDIKDRGFAGVNNYPTVGLIDGLFREALEEDGISYDKEVEAIRLAHRQELFTVAFVFDEFQAVQMLEAGADVICAHLGLTEGGLLGARKVVSLEAAKAKALRIFVACGQLKPDVIKMIYGGPVKTPVDVQYMYSNNTQIMGYIGGSAFERIPSEQSLTAITRDFKRLGKLNEDDFMVKMLSGITRHYDYVEFVKEYVAQNYSDEVVFADLAKVAHVSRSYLSSLFKKEVGCSFQAYLVNFRINKAATLLQAPQLQLSEVAAMAGYPDYAQFSKMFKKLKGCSPKRYRSNLNTKT; encoded by the coding sequence TTGAACAGGACAGCCATACTGGAGCGCCTTCACTCACAGCTGCATGAGGGGAATCATATCATTGGTGTCTCGACAGGTACGGGGATTACAGCCAAGGTTGCCGCCCAGAGCGGGGCGGACTTTATCTTAATGCTGAACTCCGGCAAGTTTCGGCAAATGGGGAGAAGCTCTCTGGCAGGCTTCTTACCGTTCTGCAACAGCAATGATATGGTGATGGACTTTGCGTCAAGGGAAATTGTGCCGCTGGTGAGGGATACTCCCGTGCTCTTTGGATTGAATGCGAATGATCCCACCAGAGAAATGGCCGGTTATATAAAGGATATCAAGGACAGAGGCTTTGCGGGAGTCAATAATTATCCGACAGTCGGCCTGATAGACGGATTGTTCAGAGAGGCTCTGGAGGAAGACGGAATCAGCTATGACAAGGAGGTAGAGGCCATACGCCTGGCCCATCGGCAGGAGCTGTTTACGGTGGCCTTCGTATTTGACGAATTCCAAGCGGTTCAGATGCTCGAAGCGGGTGCAGATGTAATCTGTGCTCATCTCGGCCTGACTGAAGGCGGATTATTGGGGGCGCGGAAGGTTGTCTCCTTAGAAGCTGCCAAAGCAAAAGCACTGCGCATTTTTGTTGCCTGCGGGCAGCTTAAGCCGGATGTGATCAAGATGATTTACGGCGGTCCGGTGAAGACACCTGTAGATGTCCAGTACATGTACAGCAATAACACACAGATTATGGGTTACATTGGCGGCTCTGCCTTCGAACGGATTCCATCCGAGCAGTCGCTTACGGCAATTACCCGCGATTTCAAGCGCCTGGGCAAGCTCAATGAGGATGATTTCATGGTCAAAATGCTCAGCGGCATCACCAGGCATTATGATTACGTTGAGTTTGTTAAGGAATATGTGGCACAGAACTACAGCGATGAGGTTGTTTTTGCGGATCTGGCCAAGGTGGCCCATGTTTCGCGCAGTTATTTGAGCAGCTTGTTCAAAAAAGAGGTCGGCTGCAGCTTCCAGGCATATCTGGTGAACTTCCGCATCAATAAAGCTGCCACGTTGCTCCAGGCACCTCAGCTTCAATTATCCGAGGTGGCCGCGATGGCTGGGTATCCGGATTATGCCCAGTTCAGTAAAATGTTTAAAAAGCTGAAGGGCTGCTCTCCCAAGCGTTACAGATCTAACCTAAACACAAAAACATAG
- a CDS encoding FAD-dependent oxidoreductase, translated as MASGQEKQSDVVIIGGGLGGVAAALAAAKAGQRVLLTEETDWLGGQLTSQAVPPDEHRWIEQSGSTASYREFRSRVRDYYRRNYPITEAARSNPILNPGNGWVSRLAHEPKVALAVLQEMLAPYVNTGRIEVLYHTVPVAADTEGDLVTGVTVQGPGGELIRLHGAYYLDATECGDLLPLAGVEYVSGAEARNETGEPHALEEADPLDMQSITHVAAVDYVPGGDYTIPRPRDYDYWREYVPSFSQYPILSWFASDAEDTSKLKQFTMFPNEQGIVSLWDYRRIVDPSIWTESLNDGEVTLLNWALNDYYDGSLIGVSPEERERHLEGARQLTLSLVYWLQTEAPRLDGGKGYPGVRLRGDVLGTEDGLAKAPYIRESRRIRGLYTVAEQDVSKELRGPAGPRRYEDSVGVGSYHLDLHPTTVSQRTFYIPNHPYEIPLGALIPVRVKNLLPACKNISMTQIANGCYRLHPTEWNIGEAAGTLAAYAIRQQVEPAAVRGTAEHLQAYQEQLIALGVQLHWTAEELES; from the coding sequence ATGGCTAGCGGACAGGAGAAACAATCGGATGTAGTGATTATCGGCGGTGGCCTTGGCGGAGTGGCGGCAGCACTGGCCGCAGCCAAGGCGGGGCAGCGGGTGCTTTTGACGGAAGAAACGGATTGGCTTGGGGGGCAGTTGACCTCGCAGGCTGTTCCGCCTGATGAGCACCGCTGGATTGAGCAATCGGGTAGTACCGCATCATACCGCGAATTTCGCAGCAGGGTCAGGGACTATTACAGACGGAATTATCCGATTACGGAAGCAGCCAGGAGCAATCCTATACTGAATCCCGGCAACGGCTGGGTCAGCCGGCTCGCGCATGAGCCGAAGGTGGCGCTGGCCGTCTTACAGGAGATGTTAGCCCCGTATGTGAACACCGGGCGGATCGAGGTGCTCTACCATACGGTGCCGGTCGCTGCCGATACCGAGGGCGATCTGGTGACCGGGGTCACGGTTCAGGGGCCGGGCGGAGAGCTGATCCGGCTGCATGGTGCCTATTATCTGGATGCCACGGAATGCGGCGATCTGCTGCCGCTGGCCGGGGTGGAGTATGTCAGCGGCGCGGAGGCGCGCAACGAGACGGGAGAGCCACATGCCCTGGAGGAAGCGGACCCGCTCGATATGCAATCCATTACCCATGTGGCAGCAGTAGACTATGTGCCAGGCGGGGATTATACGATCCCACGCCCAAGGGATTATGATTACTGGCGCGAATATGTCCCTTCGTTCTCGCAGTATCCGATTCTCAGCTGGTTCGCTTCCGATGCGGAGGATACAAGCAAGCTGAAGCAGTTCACGATGTTTCCGAATGAGCAGGGCATTGTCTCCCTGTGGGATTACCGGCGGATCGTGGACCCCAGCATCTGGACAGAGTCGCTGAATGACGGGGAAGTCACACTGCTGAACTGGGCGCTGAACGATTATTATGACGGATCTCTCATCGGAGTGTCCCCGGAGGAACGGGAACGGCATCTGGAGGGGGCCAGACAGCTGACCCTCTCACTCGTGTACTGGCTCCAGACCGAAGCTCCCCGTCTGGACGGCGGGAAGGGCTATCCGGGCGTACGGCTGCGCGGGGATGTGCTGGGTACGGAAGACGGCCTGGCCAAAGCCCCGTATATCCGTGAATCACGCCGCATCCGGGGACTGTACACCGTTGCCGAGCAGGATGTGAGCAAGGAGCTGCGCGGCCCGGCGGGACCGCGGCGTTATGAGGACAGCGTGGGAGTCGGCAGCTATCATCTGGATCTTCATCCCACGACGGTAAGCCAGCGGACCTTTTATATTCCGAACCACCCTTATGAGATTCCGCTCGGCGCTTTGATCCCGGTCCGGGTCAAGAACCTGCTCCCGGCCTGCAAAAATATTTCCATGACCCAAATCGCGAACGGCTGCTACCGGCTGCATCCGACGGAATGGAATATTGGCGAGGCTGCCGGTACTCTCGCGGCTTATGCTATCAGGCAGCAGGTAGAACCGGCAGCGGTCAGGGGAACTGCGGAGCATCTTCAGGCCTATCAGGAGCAGCTGATTGCGCTCGGGGTCCAGCTGCACTGGACCGCAGAGGAGCTGGAATCTTAA
- a CDS encoding N-acetylmuramoyl-L-alanine amidase family protein, with protein sequence MERLLLQEPAFHIVMTRRDDTYHANSRRADMANELQADAFVSIHANSVKDKPNVREPKRIITAKTVKLWPM encoded by the coding sequence GTGGAGCGTTTGCTGCTGCAGGAGCCGGCTTTCCACATTGTGATGACACGCCGCGATGATACCTACCATGCCAATAGCAGACGCGCGGATATGGCCAACGAACTTCAAGCGGATGCCTTCGTGTCTATTCATGCCAACTCCGTCAAAGACAAACCTAATGTGCGGGAACCGAAACGTATTATTACAGCGAAGACAGTAAAACTCTGGCCGATGTGA
- a CDS encoding MFS transporter codes for MRHVTSAKPPSLLRNRFLQTILLSSVLLQIGIWVRNFAILLYVADRTSNDPYAISLISVAEFAPIFVFSFIGGTFADRWRPKRTMIWCDSLSAVSVFAVLMSIHFGSWESVYLVAFISAILSQFSQPSSMRLFKYHVPEEQLQQGMALFQSLMAIFMVLGPMLGTFVYSTFGLETSIAVMGVVFLLSALVLVRLPEDHMEAQTVTAKGQFRKDFIEGFRYVWQSQVLRMLGLAFILAGLSVGVAQALNLFIVTERLGRSEEFLQYMLMVNGAAMLIGGGIVAVFAKKVPPQLLLAIGMLTGAVCTTIVGFSTSVPLTLTIQFLNGLVFPCIHIGISTMILKWSHTSIVGRVNGVLNPMFVGMMVVSMSLAGALKNSFSLSTIFSGAGLLFLLGALMMLPIMNQKAPDHAPAAQEA; via the coding sequence ATGAGGCATGTCACAAGCGCAAAACCGCCAAGCCTGCTCCGTAACCGGTTCCTGCAGACGATTCTTTTATCAAGCGTGCTGCTGCAGATCGGCATCTGGGTGCGCAATTTTGCGATTCTCCTCTATGTGGCGGACAGGACCAGCAATGATCCCTACGCCATTTCCCTGATCAGCGTAGCTGAATTCGCGCCTATCTTTGTTTTTTCATTCATCGGAGGTACCTTTGCCGACCGGTGGCGGCCGAAGCGGACCATGATCTGGTGTGATTCACTGTCCGCAGTATCGGTGTTCGCAGTTCTTATGAGCATTCACTTCGGTTCTTGGGAATCCGTGTACCTGGTTGCCTTCATCTCGGCCATTCTTTCCCAGTTCTCACAGCCTTCCAGCATGCGTTTATTTAAGTACCATGTGCCTGAAGAACAGCTGCAGCAAGGCATGGCGCTCTTTCAATCGCTGATGGCCATCTTCATGGTGCTCGGGCCGATGCTGGGCACTTTCGTGTACAGCACCTTTGGGCTTGAGACCTCAATCGCTGTAATGGGCGTGGTGTTTCTGCTGTCTGCACTCGTCCTTGTACGTCTGCCCGAGGATCATATGGAAGCTCAGACAGTCACAGCCAAAGGGCAATTCCGTAAAGACTTCATCGAAGGCTTTCGTTATGTCTGGCAGAGCCAGGTGCTGCGTATGCTCGGACTCGCATTTATATTGGCGGGACTATCGGTTGGCGTAGCCCAAGCGCTGAATCTGTTCATCGTCACAGAGCGGCTGGGCCGAAGTGAGGAATTCCTGCAGTACATGCTGATGGTGAATGGAGCCGCCATGCTGATCGGGGGAGGTATAGTAGCCGTCTTTGCCAAAAAGGTTCCGCCCCAGCTTCTCCTGGCCATAGGCATGCTGACAGGCGCCGTCTGTACCACGATTGTCGGGTTTTCGACAAGTGTTCCACTCACGCTGACCATCCAGTTTCTGAATGGCCTTGTTTTCCCTTGCATCCATATCGGGATCAGTACAATGATTCTGAAATGGTCACATACCTCCATTGTCGGCCGGGTCAACGGGGTGCTGAATCCGATGTTTGTCGGGATGATGGTCGTGTCCATGTCCCTGGCAGGTGCACTTAAGAATTCCTTTTCACTCAGTACGATCTTTAGCGGAGCAGGATTATTATTTCTCCTCGGCGCACTAATGATGTTGCCGATCATGAATCAGAAAGCGCCGGATCATGCTCCTGCTGCCCAAGAAGCATAA
- a CDS encoding ATP-binding cassette domain-containing protein, with protein sequence MIELIRVSQRYTYKDVLNDVTFTAEKGQITCLIGLNGAGKSTVLKTIMGLTPIHGGSIRIDGEPISRNTYERVSYIPDHLAIPASMKLSDALRFMEDFYSRWNKDRANELMRFFDLDFKERAGRLSKGTAAKFNLVLGLAQDSDYVIMDEPFAGIDLFNRERIAEVFSSELVGNRGVLLTTHEVREVEYLIDKAVLLRDGVVARSFECEQVRSEESKSVVDVMKEVLLT encoded by the coding sequence ATGATTGAGCTCATACGTGTCAGCCAAAGATACACATACAAAGATGTGCTTAATGATGTCACATTCACTGCCGAGAAGGGACAAATCACTTGTCTAATCGGACTTAATGGAGCGGGAAAATCAACCGTACTCAAAACGATTATGGGACTAACACCGATTCATGGGGGAAGCATTCGGATTGATGGGGAGCCGATTAGCCGAAATACTTATGAGCGGGTCTCCTATATCCCTGACCATTTGGCTATTCCGGCTTCCATGAAGCTCTCTGACGCTCTTCGGTTCATGGAAGACTTTTATAGCCGCTGGAACAAGGATAGAGCGAACGAACTTATGCGTTTCTTTGATCTTGATTTCAAGGAACGTGCGGGCCGCTTGTCGAAGGGGACTGCCGCTAAGTTCAATCTGGTGCTCGGTTTGGCTCAAGACTCCGACTATGTAATCATGGACGAGCCCTTTGCTGGAATTGACTTGTTCAACCGGGAGAGAATCGCGGAGGTGTTCTCCAGTGAACTGGTCGGCAACCGCGGCGTTCTACTGACTACTCACGAAGTGAGAGAGGTCGAGTATCTCATAGACAAAGCAGTGCTGCTGCGTGATGGGGTTGTTGCCCGTTCTTTTGAATGCGAACAGGTCCGAAGCGAGGAAAGCAAATCTGTCGTTGACGTCATGAAGGAGGTGCTCCTGACTTGA
- a CDS encoding Tm-1-like ATP-binding domain-containing protein encodes MKTIAIAGTFDTKGEEYLYIKKIAEELGLGTLMIHTGVFEPAFVPDVSNREVAYAANMDIEELAARKDRALATELLSQGLEKLVPLLYKQGKFDGIISFGGTGGTSLVAPAMRALPIGVPKVLVSTVASGNTAPYVGTSDIIMIPSVVDVAGLNSISTTIFTNALFAMAGMLKFEHTHTPEKKPLVAATMFGVTTPCVTAARKYLEERGYEVLVFHATGIGGQSMEALIEAGFIEGVLDLTTTEWADEIIGGVLNAGPHRLEAAGRKRIPQVVSVGALDMCNFGPADTVPEKFKDHTFYQHNPTVTLMRTTVAENEQIGRKLAEKLNLAVESTVLMLPLRGISAIDVEGQPFYGPEEDRMLFDTLRQHVDRTRVEVIEMDCAINDPAFSEAAANKLIALMQTSNS; translated from the coding sequence ATGAAGACCATCGCAATAGCTGGAACGTTTGATACGAAAGGTGAGGAATACCTGTACATCAAGAAAATTGCTGAGGAGCTTGGGCTGGGGACCCTGATGATCCATACGGGCGTCTTCGAGCCGGCCTTTGTTCCGGATGTGTCCAATCGGGAGGTCGCGTACGCCGCAAACATGGACATAGAGGAGCTTGCAGCAAGGAAGGACCGGGCTCTGGCTACAGAACTGTTGTCCCAAGGATTGGAGAAGCTGGTCCCCCTGTTGTACAAGCAGGGGAAATTTGACGGTATCATATCCTTTGGGGGTACCGGCGGAACCTCACTGGTCGCTCCGGCTATGAGAGCTCTGCCCATTGGTGTTCCGAAGGTGCTGGTATCGACCGTTGCATCCGGAAATACAGCTCCATACGTAGGCACAAGTGATATTATCATGATCCCGTCTGTGGTGGATGTCGCAGGCTTGAATTCAATTTCCACGACGATATTTACAAACGCATTATTTGCGATGGCGGGAATGCTCAAGTTTGAGCATACGCATACACCCGAGAAGAAGCCGCTCGTGGCAGCCACGATGTTCGGGGTAACAACGCCCTGTGTAACAGCGGCAAGAAAATACCTGGAGGAACGGGGCTACGAGGTGCTCGTGTTCCACGCCACAGGGATCGGCGGTCAATCGATGGAGGCACTGATCGAGGCAGGTTTCATTGAAGGGGTACTGGACTTGACGACGACCGAGTGGGCGGATGAGATCATTGGCGGCGTCTTGAATGCGGGGCCGCACCGGTTAGAGGCTGCAGGCCGCAAGCGTATTCCGCAGGTGGTCTCGGTGGGCGCTTTGGATATGTGCAATTTCGGACCGGCAGATACCGTACCGGAGAAATTCAAGGATCATACCTTTTACCAGCATAACCCGACCGTTACCTTGATGAGAACGACGGTGGCAGAGAATGAACAGATCGGCAGGAAGCTGGCGGAGAAGCTGAACCTGGCCGTGGAGAGCACCGTGCTGATGCTGCCGCTTAGGGGCATTTCCGCAATTGATGTAGAGGGGCAGCCCTTCTACGGCCCGGAAGAGGACCGGATGTTATTCGATACCCTGCGTCAGCATGTTGACCGCACTAGAGTTGAAGTGATTGAAATGGATTGCGCCATCAACGATCCGGCCTTTTCAGAGGCTGCAGCGAATAAGCTGATCGCACTCATGCAGACATCCAATTCCTGA
- a CDS encoding helix-turn-helix transcriptional regulator encodes MGRPAKLWILTPAANRFFPNGYSDLSVSLINSMKDAFGIEGLDQLLAVRNKKMQEQYLQHLGDSSDVRERLEKLAEIRTNEGYMAEVKEQEDGSLLFIEKHCPICVAAAACTGLCKNEMHLFMTVLGNNVDIEREEYILAGGRNCVYRVRQK; translated from the coding sequence ATGGGCCGACCCGCCAAGCTGTGGATATTAACTCCTGCGGCTAATCGTTTTTTTCCAAACGGCTATTCGGATTTATCCGTCAGTCTGATCAATTCCATGAAGGACGCCTTCGGAATTGAGGGGCTGGACCAGCTGCTGGCTGTCCGGAATAAGAAGATGCAAGAACAATATCTTCAGCATCTGGGCGATTCATCTGACGTTAGAGAGAGGCTGGAGAAACTGGCCGAGATTCGGACAAATGAAGGTTATATGGCCGAGGTTAAGGAGCAGGAGGATGGCAGTCTTTTATTCATAGAGAAGCACTGTCCGATCTGTGTAGCTGCCGCTGCATGTACCGGGTTATGCAAGAATGAGATGCATTTATTTATGACTGTGCTGGGAAATAATGTTGATATTGAACGGGAAGAGTACATTCTGGCGGGAGGAAGAAACTGCGTGTATAGGGTTAGGCAAAAATAG
- a CDS encoding iron-sulfur cluster assembly accessory protein: MIIGVSNKASEKISEILRSADLRNPFLRVGVDEGGCSGLSYTLVVDEQQAEEDIVLNKKDFRILVHNNSIPYIDGLEIDYEESGMVGGFTMNNPNAKVSCGCGASFRMANYRGEVKKCD, encoded by the coding sequence ATGATCATCGGGGTCAGTAATAAAGCATCAGAAAAAATCTCCGAAATCTTACGAAGTGCGGATCTCCGAAATCCCTTCCTTAGAGTGGGCGTTGATGAAGGGGGATGCAGCGGTTTATCCTACACCCTTGTCGTGGATGAGCAGCAGGCAGAAGAGGATATTGTATTAAATAAAAAGGATTTCAGAATATTGGTTCACAACAATAGTATTCCATACATTGACGGTCTTGAAATTGACTATGAAGAGAGTGGAATGGTTGGCGGCTTCACCATGAACAATCCTAATGCTAAGGTGTCATGTGGATGTGGTGCCAGCTTCAGAATGGCCAATTATCGTGGCGAAGTCAAAAAATGTGATTAA
- a CDS encoding stalk domain-containing protein yields the protein MRCTYKRTEWHRNHSKGIGSVELTIGQKNALIDGASHPLSAAPRNPNGTTLVPLRFINEAMGVGEKPVHPGSGKKTIVIDAGHGGSDPGANGRHREDAGEGLQS from the coding sequence ATGAGATGCACCTATAAACGAACAGAATGGCACCGTAACCATTCAAAAGGAATCGGCAGCGTAGAGCTGACGATTGGCCAAAAAAATGCTCTGATCGATGGGGCCTCCCATCCGCTGTCCGCAGCTCCCAGGAACCCTAACGGAACCACGCTCGTGCCGCTAAGATTCATTAACGAAGCCATGGGCGTAGGGGAGAAGCCTGTCCATCCGGGGAGCGGGAAAAAGACCATTGTGATTGATGCAGGACATGGCGGCTCCGATCCAGGCGCTAACGGCCGGCACCGCGAAGACGCTGGAGAAGGACTTCAATCTTAG
- a CDS encoding phosphoenolpyruvate hydrolase family protein, which produces MNKLSRTEIMAKFKDEVKAGKILLGVGAGTGITAKSSEAGGADMLIVYNSGRYRMAGRGSLAGLLSYGDANQIVVEMGAEVLPVVKHTPVLAGVCGTDPFRVMEVYLKQLKEQGFSGVQNFPTVGLIDGVFRQNLEETGMGYDLEVEMIRIAHELDLLTTPYVFDPEQAKAMAEAGADILVAHMGLTTKGTIGAKTALTLDDCVERIEAIIEAGRAVNPDIMIICHGGPIAEPEDAAYVIQRTKGIDGFFGASSIERFAAEKGITQQTESFKSIRQ; this is translated from the coding sequence ATGAATAAGCTGAGCAGAACAGAAATTATGGCCAAATTCAAGGATGAGGTGAAGGCGGGTAAAATTCTCCTCGGTGTCGGGGCAGGCACAGGGATTACAGCCAAGAGCAGTGAAGCGGGCGGAGCGGATATGCTGATTGTATATAATTCCGGCCGTTACAGAATGGCAGGCCGCGGTTCACTGGCGGGCTTGCTGTCCTATGGAGATGCCAATCAAATCGTCGTTGAGATGGGTGCCGAGGTACTGCCTGTCGTCAAGCATACGCCTGTTCTGGCAGGGGTATGCGGAACCGACCCGTTCCGGGTGATGGAGGTTTATCTGAAGCAATTGAAGGAGCAGGGCTTCAGCGGTGTCCAGAACTTCCCTACGGTAGGCTTGATTGATGGGGTGTTCAGACAGAATCTGGAGGAGACCGGGATGGGATACGATCTGGAGGTCGAGATGATCCGCATTGCCCATGAGCTGGATTTGCTGACCACCCCTTATGTCTTTGATCCTGAGCAGGCCAAAGCCATGGCGGAGGCAGGGGCTGACATTCTGGTTGCCCACATGGGCTTGACGACCAAGGGCACGATCGGTGCCAAAACAGCGCTGACGCTGGATGACTGTGTTGAACGAATTGAAGCGATTATTGAAGCCGGCCGGGCTGTGAACCCGGACATCATGATTATTTGCCATGGCGGACCCATTGCCGAGCCGGAGGACGCCGCTTATGTTATTCAGAGAACAAAGGGCATCGATGGATTCTTCGGCGCGTCGAGCATTGAACGATTTGCAGCAGAGAAGGGCATTACACAGCAGACCGAGTCTTTCAAATCGATTCGTCAATAA
- a CDS encoding GntR family transcriptional regulator — MNKVNEWAGISFNSREPVYSQVVRLFKEKIVTGVIQSGQTIPSRRELAALLKINPNTAQRAYKEMEDQRLIVTEGNSPSRITLELDVLRQIRSELLGTAVEAFVASIHNIDVPLDELLDVVQQIYTEAQAGKRQVPPEAPFESGQGGNNDD; from the coding sequence TTGAACAAAGTCAACGAATGGGCCGGTATCTCCTTTAACAGCCGTGAGCCTGTCTATTCTCAAGTCGTCCGCCTTTTCAAAGAGAAGATCGTAACTGGCGTTATTCAGTCTGGTCAGACCATACCGTCTAGAAGAGAGCTGGCAGCCCTGCTAAAGATTAACCCTAATACTGCTCAGAGAGCATACAAGGAAATGGAGGATCAGCGATTGATTGTAACGGAAGGCAACTCCCCCAGCCGCATCACTTTGGAGCTGGATGTGTTGAGACAGATTCGGTCGGAGTTGCTCGGCACAGCCGTTGAGGCGTTCGTGGCTTCCATTCACAACATAGACGTTCCTTTGGACGAGCTGCTGGATGTGGTTCAACAAATATACACAGAGGCACAGGCGGGGAAAAGACAAGTGCCCCCGGAAGCCCCCTTTGAGAGTGGACAAGGAGGAAATAACGATGATTGA